One Stenotrophomonas sp. SAU14A_NAIMI4_5 DNA segment encodes these proteins:
- a CDS encoding family 20 glycosylhydrolase has protein sequence MMRPFPLASMLLGLAMLPAAARAADAPALDTGPGPQLRAGSLMLIPAPAKVQRGNGSGITVAAGTALRADSEAEQRVAGQFADLLARSGGPRLALATGKAAAKAGGIRFQIIPTFRDTGEGYTLESTAQGVLVQAGNETGLFYGATTLAQLATGGSQGTLPAVQIQDAPRFSWRGFMLDSARHFQSLDEIKRVLDAMSAHKLNTFHWHLTDDQGWRMEIKRYPKLTEVGSCRLPAGDGGLDPVTKQEYPYCGFYTQDQIREVIAYAAKLHIQVIPEIDVPGHATAAIAAYPELGSISTPLKPISEWGVFPNLFNVEDGTVTFLENVLEEVIQLFPAKYVHVGGDEAVKDQWIASKQVQKRMRELGIKDEMAMQSHIIKRLETFLEEHDRRLIGWDEILEGGLPPQATVMSWRGTEGGLAAASSGHDVVMSPVSHLYLDYLQTGSPNEPPGRPAQVNLAKLYNFEPVPAELAADKRGHILGLQANMFTEHTRTYARLQHNLFPRLAAVAETGWSAPEHRDFRDFVARLPAQLQRYRAWGLAYAQTPFEVGVGHTDDRAANTVTVSLANPLGYEVRYSTDGTPVTASSPLYQQPLTQPLPATVQAAAFFQGQPLAAAPTVASYTAQSLLSRHSEELRSCVGEKGLVLRLEDDGPREGARKVFTVDIFQPCWRWPAAQLDGIGSVEVRAGRIPYYFQLAHDEPARKFEKAKSRNGEMLIRRGDCTGKVVAQVPLPASTDADGFVTLRAALPKGVSGTDDLCINFTGDTRPAMWVLDEVTLQK, from the coding sequence ATGATGCGACCCTTCCCCCTTGCCAGCATGCTGTTGGGCCTGGCGATGCTTCCCGCCGCCGCCCGCGCCGCCGATGCCCCGGCACTGGATACCGGCCCCGGCCCGCAGCTGCGCGCCGGCAGCCTGATGCTGATCCCCGCACCGGCCAAGGTGCAGCGCGGCAATGGCAGCGGCATCACCGTGGCCGCAGGCACAGCCCTGCGCGCCGACAGCGAAGCCGAGCAGCGCGTGGCGGGCCAGTTCGCCGATCTGCTCGCCCGCAGTGGCGGCCCGCGCCTGGCGCTGGCTACCGGCAAGGCCGCGGCCAAGGCCGGCGGCATCCGCTTCCAGATCATTCCCACCTTCCGCGATACCGGCGAGGGCTACACGCTGGAGAGCACCGCGCAGGGCGTGCTGGTACAGGCCGGCAACGAGACCGGCCTGTTCTACGGCGCCACCACGCTGGCCCAGCTGGCCACCGGCGGCAGCCAGGGCACGCTGCCGGCTGTGCAGATCCAGGATGCGCCGCGTTTCAGCTGGCGCGGCTTCATGCTCGACTCGGCGCGCCACTTCCAGAGCCTGGACGAGATCAAGCGGGTGCTCGATGCGATGTCCGCGCACAAGCTCAACACCTTCCATTGGCACCTGACCGATGACCAGGGCTGGCGCATGGAGATCAAGCGCTACCCGAAGCTGACCGAGGTCGGCAGCTGCCGCCTGCCGGCCGGCGATGGCGGCCTCGATCCGGTGACGAAGCAGGAATACCCGTACTGCGGTTTCTATACGCAGGACCAGATCCGCGAAGTGATCGCCTATGCGGCCAAGCTGCACATCCAGGTGATTCCGGAAATCGACGTGCCCGGCCACGCCACGGCCGCGATCGCCGCCTACCCGGAACTGGGCTCGATCAGCACGCCGCTGAAGCCGATCAGCGAATGGGGCGTGTTCCCCAACCTGTTCAACGTCGAGGACGGCACGGTCACCTTCCTGGAGAACGTGCTGGAGGAAGTGATCCAGCTGTTCCCGGCGAAGTACGTGCACGTGGGTGGCGACGAAGCGGTCAAGGACCAGTGGATCGCCTCGAAGCAGGTGCAGAAGCGCATGCGCGAGCTGGGCATCAAGGATGAGATGGCCATGCAGAGCCACATCATCAAGCGCCTGGAAACCTTCCTGGAAGAGCACGACCGCCGCCTGATCGGCTGGGACGAGATCCTCGAAGGCGGCCTGCCGCCGCAGGCCACGGTGATGTCCTGGCGCGGCACCGAAGGCGGCCTGGCCGCGGCCAGCAGTGGCCATGACGTGGTGATGTCGCCGGTCAGCCACCTGTACCTGGACTACCTGCAGACCGGTTCGCCGAACGAGCCGCCGGGCCGCCCGGCCCAGGTCAACCTGGCCAAGCTGTACAACTTCGAGCCGGTGCCGGCCGAGCTGGCCGCCGACAAGCGCGGGCACATCCTCGGCCTGCAGGCGAACATGTTCACCGAGCACACCCGCACCTACGCACGCCTGCAGCACAACCTGTTCCCGCGCCTGGCCGCGGTGGCCGAAACCGGCTGGAGCGCGCCGGAGCATCGCGATTTCCGCGATTTCGTCGCCCGCCTGCCGGCGCAGCTGCAGCGCTACCGCGCCTGGGGCCTGGCCTATGCGCAGACCCCGTTCGAAGTGGGCGTGGGCCATACCGACGACCGCGCCGCGAACACGGTGACGGTGTCGCTGGCCAATCCGCTGGGCTATGAAGTGCGCTACAGCACCGATGGCACGCCGGTGACCGCCAGCTCGCCGCTGTACCAGCAGCCGCTGACCCAGCCGCTGCCGGCCACCGTGCAGGCCGCTGCGTTCTTCCAGGGCCAGCCGCTGGCGGCCGCACCGACCGTGGCGTCCTACACCGCACAGTCGCTGCTCAGCCGCCACAGCGAGGAACTGCGCAGCTGCGTGGGCGAGAAGGGCCTGGTGCTGCGCCTGGAAGACGATGGCCCGCGCGAAGGTGCGCGCAAGGTGTTCACCGTGGACATCTTCCAGCCGTGCTGGCGCTGGCCGGCCGCGCAGCTCGATGGCATCGGCAGTGTGGAAGTACGTGCCGGGCGCATTCCGTACTACTTCCAGCTGGCCCACGACGAGCCGGCGCGCAAGTTCGAGAAGGCCAAGAGCCGCAACGGCGAAATGCTGATCCGCCGTGGCGATTGCACCGGCAAGGTCGTGGCCCAGGTGCCGCTGCCGGCCAGCACCGATGCCGATGGCTTCGTCACCCTGCGCGCGGCGCTGCCGAAGGGCGTATCGGGTACGGACGATCTGTGCATCAACTTCACCGGCGATACGCGCCCGGCGATGTGGGTGCTGGATGAGGTGACGCTGCAGAAGTGA
- a CDS encoding pteridine reductase, with the protein MSDTAPVALITGSARRIGAAIARQFHACGWSVVLHAHTSSAELQQAAFDLENIRPGSVLALQADLRDADALPDLVEQAVAHFGRLDALVNNASNFFPTPFGQVTAEAMDELYAVNARAPLLLSQAAAPYLRRQQGCIVNLTDLHGTDPMRDHVAYAMAKAALEMATRSLALELAPKVRVNAVAPGAILWPEQGKDDFAREALLARTPLARIGTVEEIAEAVYWLVAEASFVTGHTLRVDGGRTVS; encoded by the coding sequence ATGAGCGACACCGCCCCCGTGGCCCTGATCACCGGCAGCGCCCGCCGGATCGGTGCGGCCATCGCCCGCCAGTTCCACGCCTGTGGCTGGTCGGTGGTGCTGCACGCCCATACATCCAGCGCCGAGCTGCAGCAGGCCGCGTTCGATCTGGAGAACATCCGCCCGGGCAGCGTGCTGGCTCTGCAGGCCGACCTGCGCGACGCCGATGCCCTGCCCGACCTGGTCGAACAGGCCGTGGCCCACTTCGGCCGTCTGGATGCGCTGGTCAATAACGCCTCCAATTTCTTCCCCACCCCGTTCGGCCAGGTCACCGCCGAGGCCATGGACGAGCTCTACGCGGTCAACGCCCGGGCTCCGCTGCTGCTGTCACAGGCGGCCGCGCCCTACCTGCGCCGCCAGCAGGGCTGCATCGTCAACCTGACCGACCTGCATGGCACCGACCCGATGCGGGACCACGTCGCCTACGCCATGGCCAAGGCCGCACTGGAGATGGCCACCCGTTCGCTGGCGCTGGAGCTGGCGCCGAAGGTGCGGGTGAATGCCGTGGCGCCGGGCGCGATCCTGTGGCCGGAACAGGGCAAGGATGATTTCGCCCGCGAGGCGCTGCTGGCGCGCACGCCGCTGGCCCGCATCGGCACCGTCGAGGAGATTGCCGAGGCGGTGTACTGGCTGGTGGCCGAGGCCAGCTTCGTCACCGGCCACACCCTGCGCGTGGATGGCGGGCGTACGGTCAGCTGA
- a CDS encoding glucokinase family protein has protein sequence MTASHPAPAHVLSRVAPSFLAADVGGTHVRVARAQASGDEAHPVQLLEYRKYRNADYAGLSAILTDFLGDSARPSQCVVATAGFAREDGTVITANLPWPLSARQVEAEVGLQHVHIVNDFEAVAYAAAQVDASGVLHLCGPETAPRGPTLVVGPGTGLGAALWIPTPHGPVVLPTEAGQPTLAASTELEMAIVRHMQRDRAHVSIEHALSGPGLMNLYHAICALQGQTPVLASPDAVTAAAMAGTDALARQALDVFCGLLGSTIGDMALFYGAQGGVYLAGGILPQIREYLHASTFVERYLQKGPMGEALARIPVKVVEHGQLGVIGAASWFLLHANA, from the coding sequence GTGACCGCCAGCCATCCCGCCCCGGCCCATGTCCTGTCCCGCGTCGCGCCCTCGTTCCTGGCCGCCGACGTCGGCGGTACCCATGTGCGCGTGGCAAGGGCACAGGCCAGCGGCGACGAGGCCCATCCGGTGCAGCTGCTGGAATACCGCAAGTACCGCAATGCGGACTATGCCGGCCTGAGTGCGATCCTCACCGACTTCCTCGGTGACAGCGCGCGGCCCAGCCAGTGCGTGGTCGCCACCGCCGGCTTCGCCCGCGAGGACGGCACGGTGATCACCGCCAACCTGCCGTGGCCGCTGTCGGCCCGCCAGGTGGAAGCCGAGGTCGGCCTGCAGCACGTGCACATCGTCAACGACTTCGAAGCGGTGGCCTATGCCGCGGCGCAGGTTGACGCAAGCGGCGTGCTGCACCTGTGCGGCCCCGAGACCGCGCCGCGCGGCCCGACCCTGGTGGTCGGCCCCGGTACCGGCCTGGGCGCCGCGCTGTGGATCCCCACTCCGCACGGCCCGGTGGTCCTGCCCACCGAAGCCGGCCAGCCGACGCTGGCCGCAAGCACCGAACTGGAAATGGCCATCGTCCGCCACATGCAGCGCGACCGCGCGCACGTGTCGATCGAACATGCGCTGTCCGGCCCCGGCCTGATGAACCTGTACCACGCCATCTGCGCCCTGCAGGGGCAGACCCCGGTGCTGGCCAGCCCGGATGCGGTGACCGCCGCAGCCATGGCCGGTACCGATGCCCTCGCCCGCCAGGCGCTGGATGTGTTCTGCGGCCTGCTCGGCAGCACCATCGGCGACATGGCGCTTTTCTACGGCGCGCAGGGTGGTGTCTACCTGGCCGGCGGCATCCTGCCGCAGATCCGCGAATACCTGCATGCCAGCACCTTCGTCGAACGCTACCTGCAGAAGGGGCCGATGGGCGAAGCGCTGGCACGCATCCCGGTGAAGGTGGTCGAGCACGGGCAGCTGGGCGTCATCGGCGCCGCCAGCTGGTTCCTGCTCCACGCCAACGCCTGA
- a CDS encoding TonB-dependent receptor: MNTRKTLLSAAIVGCLAFSAHAQQATPQDLDTVQVVGIRASLEKSLDTKRNNVGVSEAITAEDIGKFPSTNVAEALSQIPGVTLDRRFGQGERVSIDGTDPSLNLSFLDNHPVAQAIWLYGEQPNRGFDYTLLAPQILGRAEIIKSSEARLTEGSLGGTVLMHTRQPLDLKQNEVAASVGYSYSQQASEGKPNAAVLYSWKNNDETFGVAVSAQHYEEAVDRQGKEVFGYTKASTFPNATGVAADVDVPNSFNAAWFQQERKRDSAVVNLQFKPTDELEFNLSGMYIKEKFDNYNQSLYSFLTWNPGTVNAVNQLGDVRNGVATSGHSNASAIANSGTLIYDNNVRLSEVVTKGVDLRGAWKGESWGVTGQAGQSKSDNKNLAQYFIEPFYNGGFSWNMDKGITFDDPAGARDPANWGSAGGWFGNNGVFSTESKDTYAQLDFNVQFDSIFNQLQFGVRHGKHDEAFTLNVYGGVTPGTLADVGTIGLTDIQGFTNDQGRHVQAGRNNVLNWVRNSPIDYSNPDPASYLNNSWALTQTNNAAYAQLNFSNGPLRGNLGVRYVGSKTEGSGFVYGGTPTLTDLDSKWQTRTKKEDFVLPSLNVAWDTDNDWVFRFAAAKVIAWAPYNQMVNNTFLNDTTLTGSGGNADLSPYESWNFNASAEYYYAPQAVVAWSVFYKKIDNYIDTSATIERQYNSIRDTSPATWANLVGTNGCTADGYCDYSIQRPRNAGSGHVKGFNISFQQPFGESGFGLTANYTYANGENNTGDPLPYQSRNAIAFSPYYEKGPINARLTYNWRDSYLAGGYVAGAAPSSVDDYAELGASFGYTFNDNWSLTVDAQNLLDETYFQYLGDKEHLAGKYKSGRRYMATLHFKF; encoded by the coding sequence ATGAACACCCGCAAGACTCTGCTTTCGGCAGCCATCGTCGGCTGCCTCGCCTTCTCGGCGCACGCCCAGCAGGCTACCCCGCAGGACCTGGACACCGTGCAGGTGGTGGGCATCCGCGCCAGCCTGGAAAAATCGCTGGACACCAAGCGCAACAACGTCGGTGTGTCCGAAGCGATCACCGCCGAGGACATCGGCAAGTTCCCCAGCACCAACGTTGCTGAAGCGCTGTCGCAGATCCCGGGCGTGACCCTGGACCGCCGCTTCGGCCAGGGCGAGCGCGTCAGCATCGACGGCACCGACCCCAGCCTCAACCTGTCCTTCCTGGACAACCACCCGGTGGCGCAGGCCATCTGGCTGTACGGCGAACAGCCCAACCGCGGCTTCGACTACACGCTGCTGGCCCCGCAGATCCTGGGCCGCGCGGAGATCATCAAGTCGTCCGAAGCGCGACTGACCGAAGGCAGCCTCGGCGGCACCGTGCTGATGCACACCCGCCAGCCGCTGGACCTGAAGCAGAACGAAGTGGCCGCCTCGGTGGGCTACAGCTACAGCCAGCAGGCCAGCGAAGGCAAGCCGAACGCGGCCGTGCTGTACAGCTGGAAGAACAACGACGAGACCTTCGGCGTGGCCGTCTCGGCCCAGCACTACGAAGAAGCCGTCGACCGCCAGGGCAAGGAAGTGTTCGGCTACACCAAGGCCAGCACCTTCCCCAATGCCACCGGCGTGGCTGCCGACGTGGACGTGCCGAACTCGTTCAACGCCGCCTGGTTCCAGCAGGAACGCAAGCGCGACAGCGCCGTGGTCAACCTGCAGTTCAAGCCGACCGATGAGCTCGAGTTCAACCTGAGCGGCATGTACATCAAGGAAAAGTTCGACAACTACAACCAGTCGCTCTATTCCTTCCTGACCTGGAACCCGGGCACCGTCAACGCCGTCAACCAGCTCGGCGACGTGCGCAACGGCGTGGCCACCAGCGGCCACTCCAATGCCAGCGCCATCGCCAACAGCGGCACGCTGATCTATGACAACAACGTGCGTCTGTCCGAAGTGGTCACCAAGGGCGTGGACCTGCGCGGCGCCTGGAAGGGCGAAAGCTGGGGCGTGACCGGCCAGGCCGGCCAGAGCAAGTCCGACAACAAGAACCTGGCCCAGTACTTCATCGAGCCGTTCTACAACGGCGGCTTCAGCTGGAACATGGACAAGGGCATCACCTTCGATGACCCGGCAGGCGCCCGCGACCCGGCCAACTGGGGTTCGGCCGGCGGCTGGTTCGGCAACAACGGCGTGTTCTCCACCGAGAGCAAGGACACCTACGCCCAGCTCGACTTCAACGTCCAGTTCGACAGCATCTTCAACCAGCTGCAGTTCGGCGTGCGCCACGGCAAGCACGATGAAGCCTTCACCCTCAACGTGTACGGCGGCGTCACCCCGGGCACCCTGGCCGACGTCGGCACCATCGGCCTGACCGACATCCAGGGCTTCACCAACGACCAGGGCCGCCACGTGCAGGCCGGCCGCAACAACGTGCTGAACTGGGTGCGCAACAGCCCGATCGACTACAGCAACCCCGATCCGGCCAGCTACCTCAACAACAGCTGGGCGCTGACCCAGACCAACAACGCGGCCTACGCGCAGTTGAACTTCTCCAACGGCCCGCTGCGCGGCAACCTGGGCGTGCGCTACGTCGGTTCCAAGACCGAAGGCAGCGGCTTCGTCTACGGCGGCACGCCGACCCTGACCGACCTGGACAGCAAGTGGCAGACCCGCACCAAGAAGGAAGACTTCGTGCTGCCGTCGTTGAACGTCGCGTGGGACACCGACAACGACTGGGTGTTCCGCTTCGCCGCAGCCAAGGTGATCGCCTGGGCGCCGTACAACCAGATGGTCAACAACACCTTCCTCAACGACACCACCCTGACCGGTTCGGGCGGCAACGCCGATCTGTCGCCGTATGAGTCGTGGAACTTCAACGCCTCGGCCGAGTACTACTACGCGCCGCAGGCCGTGGTGGCCTGGTCGGTGTTCTACAAGAAGATCGACAACTACATCGATACCTCGGCCACCATCGAGCGCCAGTACAACTCGATCCGCGATACCTCGCCGGCCACCTGGGCGAACCTCGTCGGTACCAACGGCTGCACCGCCGACGGCTACTGCGATTACAGCATCCAGCGGCCGCGCAACGCCGGCAGCGGCCACGTCAAGGGCTTCAACATCAGCTTCCAGCAGCCCTTCGGCGAAAGCGGCTTCGGCCTGACCGCCAACTACACCTACGCCAACGGTGAGAACAACACCGGTGATCCGCTGCCGTACCAGTCGCGCAATGCCATCGCCTTCAGCCCGTACTACGAGAAGGGCCCGATCAATGCGCGCCTGACCTACAACTGGCGTGACAGCTACCTGGCCGGCGGCTACGTGGCCGGTGCCGCCCCGTCCAGCGTGGACGACTACGCGGAACTGGGTGCCAGCTTCGGCTACACCTTCAACGACAACTGGTCGCTGACGGTGGACGCGCAGAACCTGCTGGACGAGACCTACTTCCAGTACCTGGGCGACAAGGAACACCTGGCTGGCAAGTACAAGAGCGGCCGCCGCTACATGGCCACCCTGCATTTCAAGTTCTAA
- a CDS encoding 20S proteasome subunit A/B: MTYCVGIEVDEGLVFAADTRTNAALDDVRVHRKLHVFEYPGEATFVLMAAGNLATTQLLVSRLQRDAAEARTPNLQQMTHLFEAAAYVGGLLVDSQVKCQHTEHGHDGVNTQATLIFGGQIAGEQPGLYMVYPLGNAIAASPETPYLQIGESKYGKPILDRILGPATRLEDAARTALLSLDSTIRSNLSVGLPIDMVMLRKGELQVGQQLRFTADSPLYADIHNNWSRRLEQAVASLPRFPWEAPGTDQ; encoded by the coding sequence ATGACCTATTGCGTTGGAATCGAGGTGGACGAAGGCCTGGTCTTCGCCGCCGACACCCGGACCAATGCCGCCCTGGACGATGTCCGCGTGCACCGCAAGCTGCACGTGTTCGAGTACCCCGGCGAGGCGACCTTCGTATTGATGGCCGCCGGCAACCTGGCCACCACCCAGCTGCTGGTCTCGCGCCTGCAGCGTGATGCCGCCGAAGCGCGCACGCCCAACCTGCAGCAGATGACCCACCTGTTCGAAGCCGCCGCCTACGTGGGTGGGCTGCTGGTGGACAGCCAGGTGAAGTGCCAGCACACCGAACACGGCCACGACGGCGTCAACACGCAGGCCACGCTGATCTTCGGCGGGCAGATCGCCGGCGAGCAGCCGGGCCTGTACATGGTCTACCCGCTGGGGAATGCCATTGCCGCCTCACCGGAGACGCCGTACCTGCAGATCGGTGAATCCAAGTACGGCAAGCCTATCCTCGACCGCATCCTCGGCCCGGCCACGCGGCTGGAAGATGCCGCGCGCACGGCGCTGCTGTCGCTGGACTCGACCATCCGTTCCAACCTGTCGGTGGGCCTGCCGATCGACATGGTGATGCTGCGCAAGGGCGAACTGCAGGTGGGCCAGCAGCTGCGCTTCACCGCCGATTCGCCGCTGTATGCCGACATCCACAACAACTGGTCACGGCGGCTGGAGCAGGCAGTGGCAAGCCTGCCGCGGTTCCCGTGGGAAGCGCCCGGCACCGACCAGTAA
- the folK gene encoding 2-amino-4-hydroxy-6-hydroxymethyldihydropteridine diphosphokinase: MTTVLLSLGSNVQPRRYLHAAVTALRERFGALRVSPAYRTAAVGFDGPAFLNNGVAIETDLPLQELDDWLHALEDAHGRDRSGPRFSDRTLDIDVVFYGDLVVEGPGHLRIPRPELKHAFVLKPLADIAPDFIDPVSGQDLATLWRAHKQHGEAFEVVDLE, from the coding sequence ATGACCACCGTGCTCCTGAGCCTGGGCAGCAACGTCCAGCCGCGCCGCTACCTCCACGCCGCGGTGACGGCCCTGCGCGAGCGTTTCGGCGCGCTGCGGGTATCACCGGCCTACCGCACGGCCGCGGTCGGCTTCGATGGCCCGGCCTTCCTCAACAACGGCGTGGCGATCGAGACCGATCTGCCGCTGCAGGAACTGGACGACTGGCTGCACGCGCTGGAAGACGCGCACGGCCGCGACCGCAGCGGGCCGCGCTTCTCCGACCGTACGCTGGATATCGACGTGGTGTTCTACGGCGACCTGGTGGTGGAGGGCCCCGGCCACCTGCGCATCCCGCGACCGGAGCTGAAGCATGCCTTCGTACTGAAGCCGCTGGCGGACATCGCCCCGGACTTCATCGATCCGGTGAGCGGCCAGGATCTGGCCACGCTGTGGCGTGCGCACAAGCAGCATGGCGAAGCGTTCGAGGTCGTGGACCTGGAATGA
- a CDS encoding SAM-dependent methyltransferase, producing the protein MQPTFLLPEADALAHSDQLAAALRAEILAQGGAIPFSRFMELCLYAPGWGYYSAGASKFGGSGDFTTAPELGSLFAGSVANALAPVFAQLDAHARMLELGGGTGAFAEAVLLRLAELNALPARYAILEPSADLRQRQQQRLQQNLPAELANRVEWVDRPFDDDWDGVVFANEVIDALPTPRFLIKDGEVYEETVELDGEGNFMRGAQPADVLLNGAVRHLERYLEKPFADGYRSEVLPQLPYWLQAVAGGLQRGAMLFVDYGYNRGEFYQHDRDDGTVRAFYRHHVHNEVYRWPGLQDITASVDFTAMAEAGLHGGFELAGYCSQSSFLLGNGLDQVLVLAEERTDEVGRIQLRDQVKKLTLPTEMGERFQVIGLQREVDFEPAFELGDLSWRL; encoded by the coding sequence ATGCAGCCCACCTTCCTCCTGCCTGAAGCCGACGCCCTGGCCCACAGCGACCAGCTGGCGGCCGCCCTGCGTGCCGAAATCCTTGCGCAGGGCGGGGCGATCCCGTTCTCGCGTTTCATGGAGCTGTGCCTGTACGCCCCCGGCTGGGGCTATTACAGCGCTGGCGCCAGCAAGTTCGGCGGCAGTGGTGATTTCACCACCGCGCCCGAGCTCGGCAGCCTGTTCGCCGGCAGCGTGGCCAACGCGCTGGCCCCGGTGTTCGCCCAGCTGGACGCGCACGCGCGCATGCTGGAGCTGGGCGGCGGCACCGGCGCCTTTGCCGAGGCCGTGCTGCTGCGCCTGGCCGAACTGAACGCGCTGCCGGCACGCTACGCCATCCTCGAGCCCAGCGCGGACCTGCGCCAGCGCCAGCAGCAGCGCCTGCAGCAGAACCTGCCGGCCGAGCTGGCCAACCGCGTGGAATGGGTCGACCGCCCGTTCGATGATGACTGGGACGGCGTGGTGTTCGCCAACGAGGTGATCGACGCGCTGCCGACCCCGCGCTTCCTGATCAAGGACGGCGAGGTCTACGAGGAAACCGTCGAGCTGGATGGCGAGGGCAACTTCATGCGCGGCGCGCAGCCGGCCGACGTGCTGCTCAACGGCGCGGTGCGCCACCTCGAGCGCTACCTGGAAAAACCCTTCGCCGATGGCTACCGCTCCGAAGTGCTGCCGCAGCTGCCGTACTGGCTGCAGGCGGTGGCCGGTGGCCTGCAGCGTGGCGCGATGCTGTTCGTCGATTACGGCTACAACCGTGGCGAGTTCTACCAGCACGACCGCGACGACGGCACCGTGCGCGCGTTCTACCGCCACCACGTGCACAACGAGGTGTACCGCTGGCCGGGCCTGCAGGACATCACCGCGTCGGTGGATTTCACCGCCATGGCCGAGGCCGGCCTGCACGGTGGCTTCGAACTGGCCGGTTACTGCAGCCAGTCCAGTTTCCTGCTCGGCAATGGCCTGGACCAGGTGCTGGTGCTGGCCGAAGAGCGCACCGATGAAGTGGGCCGCATCCAGCTGCGCGACCAGGTGAAGAAGCTGACCCTGCCGACCGAGATGGGCGAACGCTTCCAGGTGATCGGCCTGCAGCGCGAGGTGGATTTCGAACCGGCCTTCGAGCTGGGTGACCTGAGCTGGCGCCTGTGA
- a CDS encoding ATP-binding protein, with product MPLTGPALGALRILLVEDSAEDAELMSEQMLDAGLDARFERVESGPELRQALASFAPDIVLSDLSMPGFSGDEALRIVREAAPDVPFIFVSGTMGEENAVEALQKGANDYIIKHHPARLPSAVARAVRDARSAVERTRVETELMRAQRLESLSLLAAGLSHDLRNILQPLLIMPDLLKARTEDPQLHHLADVIAECGRRGHEMAESMLSFVRGSRNPSERIFIDDLFQAVALLLRSNVPEAVNLELEVQDEGLAVDANYTELQQVLLNLALNAIQAMPQGGRLSLTAEHAGEREGVDWLRIVVDDEGIGMDADTLSHLFNPFFTTKADGTGLGLISCKRIVEGAGGSIHVSSQLGQGTRFELRLPMHELAEGGEPVEQLVALGSGQSILVVDGEATRLSLLGNALSSQGYQLQLASDGPAALRWMQQEAMPALVIADAGSRLLPASQLLGEMATLGYAGPALVLEEAAVQLDTSAFPAGIDVHVLRKPLQMQQVFRAVAEALG from the coding sequence ATGCCCTTGACCGGTCCGGCCCTCGGGGCGCTGCGCATCCTGCTGGTGGAAGATTCAGCGGAAGATGCCGAGCTGATGTCCGAACAGATGCTCGACGCGGGCCTGGACGCCCGTTTCGAGCGCGTGGAGAGCGGCCCCGAGCTGCGCCAGGCGCTGGCCAGTTTCGCGCCGGACATCGTGCTCTCGGACCTGAGCATGCCGGGTTTCTCCGGTGACGAAGCGCTGCGCATCGTGCGCGAGGCCGCACCGGATGTTCCCTTCATCTTCGTCTCCGGCACGATGGGTGAGGAGAACGCGGTGGAGGCCCTGCAGAAGGGCGCCAACGACTACATCATCAAGCACCACCCGGCGCGCCTGCCGTCGGCGGTGGCGCGCGCGGTGCGTGATGCGCGCAGCGCGGTGGAGCGCACGCGCGTGGAAACCGAGCTGATGCGCGCGCAGCGGCTGGAGAGCCTCTCGCTGCTTGCCGCCGGCCTCAGCCACGACCTGCGCAACATCCTGCAGCCGCTGCTGATCATGCCGGACCTGCTGAAGGCGCGTACCGAAGACCCGCAGCTGCACCACCTGGCCGATGTCATCGCCGAGTGCGGCCGCCGTGGCCACGAGATGGCCGAATCGATGCTGTCCTTCGTGCGTGGCTCGCGCAATCCCAGCGAGCGCATTTTCATCGATGATCTGTTCCAGGCCGTGGCGCTGCTGTTGCGCAGCAACGTGCCCGAGGCGGTGAACCTCGAACTGGAGGTGCAGGACGAAGGGCTGGCGGTCGACGCCAATTACACCGAACTGCAGCAGGTGCTGCTGAACCTGGCGCTCAATGCGATCCAGGCGATGCCGCAGGGCGGGCGCCTGAGCCTGACCGCCGAACATGCCGGCGAACGCGAAGGCGTGGACTGGCTGCGCATCGTGGTCGACGACGAAGGCATCGGCATGGACGCCGACACGCTGTCGCACCTGTTCAATCCGTTCTTCACCACCAAGGCCGACGGCACCGGGCTGGGCCTGATTTCCTGCAAGCGCATCGTCGAAGGTGCCGGTGGCAGCATCCATGTCAGCAGCCAGCTGGGGCAGGGCACGCGGTTCGAACTGCGGCTGCCGATGCATGAGCTGGCCGAGGGCGGTGAACCGGTCGAACAGCTGGTGGCGCTGGGCAGTGGCCAGTCGATCCTGGTGGTCGATGGCGAAGCCACGCGCCTGTCGCTGCTGGGCAATGCGCTGTCGAGCCAGGGCTACCAGCTGCAGCTGGCTTCCGACGGCCCGGCCGCGCTGCGCTGGATGCAGCAGGAAGCCATGCCGGCGCTGGTCATTGCCGATGCCGGCTCGCGGCTGCTGCCGGCCAGCCAGCTGCTGGGCGAGATGGCCACGCTGGGCTACGCCGGCCCGGCGCTGGTACTGGAAGAGGCCGCGGTGCAGCTGGACACCAGCGCCTTCCCGGCGGGCATCGACGTGCATGTGCTGCGCAAGCCGCTGCAGATGCAGCAGGTATTCCGCGCGGTGGCTGAAGCACTGGGTTGA